A section of the Naumovozyma dairenensis CBS 421 chromosome 5, complete genome genome encodes:
- the MSC3 gene encoding Msc3p (similar to Saccharomyces cerevisiae MSC3 (YLR219W); ancestral locus Anc_8.440), translating to MVFGLTRKENRVPDLSRYDYYYQNKQDYNKSSQLSADAAYAASSAQSSPPPPIAYTNSNQLRSSTPSTVNRRSRRNTVINNNNNNNRNSNITSRNNVRKANSMVNYSSNPLRKQQQLQQQPQLPHSNSTRSVRNSAIPNTKRITNVNPVSKTPQKRQSVRKNSTTRKISSNNNTTTNAVTNRNSNKTYSLKSQISFDSPRTKKNINTNTDTDTDTDTNTNNIPTKKIINNNTRRINSLTTATTSQKQLQNNHQRRTNSLTLSKKQQENNSSSRTNSITIKTTKVLDPSGRTKSITKKTIKKIDGNEYIIETTTTTTTTTKKKKKPNNNYHFDHFSDNFVDDYNEDLIEELNNNNSNQLDDEDDIDQSFLDPRIENIILANDSTSPQIQEIPEEDEDEDIIELSENNNDQEYYDDYVENEDHDDESEVDYIEEEENPEEQVEQIDNKIDEFVSNNFTYDYDNPYLDDINESPTLTPSESTNPAQFEWKIQTPYSELQTPKRIKTSGSLVKLDETSSMSKFDDALDYIPTKSITTTKDQHPTSPMEKLTSPNRFKATKIISTPTKISNTTTVEGYNNNNKNNNVDYPLNKRKSKGINKEKTTVINTPTATAPPPPPPPPSQASLTAHMKNKTPRSASFSIPKAPSSQNSNQKTKQPLTEEEMYAHALKAAEKIVYKDRIASPISQQSGKGKTSNMGQRMTLRSPSDNNNNTNTNNQALMDIMNSPPHPSQPPPKNKLAALFHKTKSHSRNSSIDQPTIVTTQPPVVVQSHTSPRTSNNSMQRNIPSVNTTSEETNNKTMKKKKKPLSDEEMYAQALKITRKRYLDSHGIVEPDQDNGSSHEDNISHSNKTIARGNVPEQSSTITHGIITASRPNEPEFEETTSSTIMEQPQPITPPTTSSNSATPPTTAAVLPQSTTSKPSTKNKSKFHDLMDKVVQFSVENSGYQPPREEKLKMKQSERQNEEQLIHDQVISSIQNPTIPTQKVNSINNTIGPADGHEQPQQGGINEEELGNTIMPLNVPLTNPAATDSVSSFQKTKSESKSMFTMNSKKSNKKSNNNDIAIDDTTKIIKVNTDGSNGTIKKKSVFKKLFNRH from the coding sequence ATGGTATTCGGTCTCacaagaaaggaaaatagAGTACCAGATCTATCTAGGTATgactattattatcaaaataaacaaGATTATAACAAAAGCTCACAATTATCTGCAGACGCTGCCTATGCGGCAAGTTCAGCACAATCATCTCCTCCTCCTCCGATAGCATACActaattcaaatcaattaaGATCCTCAACACCGTCTACCGTTAACCGTCGTTCTCGTAGGAATACTgtcatcaataataataataataataataggaACAGTAACATTACCAGCCGAAACAATGTAAGGAAAGCTAATTCAATGGTAAATTACTCTTCAAATCCTTtaagaaaacaacaacaactacaacAACAGCCGCAACTTCCAcattcaaattcaacaagATCTGTAAGAAATAGTGCAATACCAAACACGAAAAGGATAACGAACGTCAATCCAGTCTCAAAAACACCTCAAAAAAGACAATCCGTTAGAAAAAACTCTACAACAAGgaaaatatcatctaataataatactacaACAAACGCTGTAACAAACAGAAACTCTAATAAAAcatattctttaaaatcACAAATAAGTTTCGACTCTCCAAGGACGAAGAAAAACATTAATACTAATACTGATACTGATACTGATACTGAtactaatactaataatattccaacaaaaaaaataattaacaataataccCGTAGAATAAACTCATTAACAACTGCAACAACATCTCAAAAACAACTACAAAATAATCatcaaagaagaacaaactcattaacattatcgaaaaaacaacaagaaaataactcatcatcaagaacaaattcaataaCTATAAAGACTACAAAAGTATTAGATCCATCAGGTAGAACTAAATCAATAACGAAAAAGacaataaagaaaatagacggtaatgaatatataattgaaaCTACTACAACTACCACTACTactacaaagaaaaagaagaaaccaaataataattatcatTTCGATCATTTTAGTGATAATTTTGTAGATGATTATAATGAAGACcttattgaagaattgaataataataattcaaatcaacTCGATGATGAGGACGATATCGATCAATCATTTCTGGATCCCAggattgaaaatattatcttaGCTAATGATTCTACTTCTCCTCAGATCCAAGAAATTcctgaagaagatgaagatgaagatataatagaattatcggaaaataataatgatcaggaatattatgatgattatgtcgaaaatgaagatcatgatgatgaaagtgAAGTTGACTACAttgaggaagaagaaaatccGGAAGAACAAGTAGAACAAATTGATAACAAAATTGACGAATTcgtttcaaataatttcacATACGATTATGATAACCCTTATCTGgatgatattaatgaatccCCCACCTTAACACCATCCGAAAGTACCAACCCAGCCCAATTTGAATGGAAGATTCAAACTCCCTATTCTGAGTTACAAACCCCTAAACGAATTAAAACGTCGGGTTCATTGGtaaaattagatgaaacAAGTAGCATGTCTAAATTCGATGACGCTTTGGATTATATCCCAACGAAATCTATAACCACAACAAAGGATCAACATCCTACTTCACCAATGGAAAAATTGACATCTCCAAATAGATTCAAAGCAACGAAGATTATTTCCACACCAACCAAAATAAGTAATACTACTACTGTCGAAGGttataacaataataacaaaaataataatgttgatTATCCCttaaataaaagaaaaagtaaAGGAATAAATAAGGAGAAAACAACGGTTATAAATACGccaacagcaacagcaccaccaccaccaccaccaccaccatcaCAAGCCTCGTTAACTGCacatatgaaaaataaaactcCACGTTCAGCTTCCTTTTCTATTCCTAAGGCTCCTTCGAGTCAAAATTCTAATCAAAAGACAAAACAACCTCTtacagaagaagaaatgtaTGCACATGCTTTGAAAGCTGCTGAAAAAATTGTCTACAAAGATAGAATAGCATCTCCTATATCACAACAAAGTGGTAAGGGGAAAACTAGTAATATGGGTCAAAGAATGACGTTAAGAAGCCCTTCtgacaacaacaataacacaaatacaaataatcAAGCTCTAATGGACATTATGAATTCTCCTCCTCATCCATCACAACCACCACCTAAAAATAAACTGGCTGCTTTATTTCACAAGACTAAGTCTCATTCCAGAAATTCTTCCATTGATCAACCTACTATAGTGACCACACAACCTCCAGTTGTAGTACAATCTCACACATCTCCTCGTacatcaaataattctatGCAAAGAAATATACCATCCGTAAATACGACCTCTGAGGAAACTAACAACAAaacaatgaagaagaaaaagaaaccattatctgatgaagaaatgtATGCCCAAGCTTtgaaaattacaagaaaaagataCCTTGATTCACATGGAATTGTTGAACCAGACCAAGATAATGGATCCTCCCATGAGGATAATATTTCACACTCAAATAAAACTATTGCAAGAGGAAATGTTCCAGAACAATCTTCCACGATAACACATGGAATCATTACTGCATCAAGACCAAATGAACCCgaatttgaagaaactaCTTCAAGCACAATAATGGAACAACCTCAACCAATTACTCCACCAACAACATCATCTAACTCAGCAACCCCTCCCACAACTGCAGCGGTGCTTCCTCAATCAACTACTTCAAAGCCATCtaccaaaaataaatcaaaatttcatGATCTCATGGATAAAGTAGTTCAATTCTCCGTAGAAAATAGTGGCTATCAACCACCAAGAGaagagaaattgaaaatgaaacaatCAGAAAGACAAAATGAGGAACAACTAATTCATGATCAAGTTATATCATCAATTCAAAATCCCACAATACCAACTCAGAAagtaaattcaattaataatacaattGGCCCCGCAGATGGACATGAACAGCCCCAACAAGGAGGAATAAATGAGGAAGAACTTGGAAATACAATAATGCCACTTAATGTCCCATTAACAAACCCTGCCGCTACAGATAGTGTTTCATCTTTCCAAAAGACGAAAAGTGAATCAAAGAGTATGTTTAcaatgaattcaaaaaaatcaaacaaaaaatcaaataataatgatatcgCAATTGATGATACTactaaaattattaaagttAATACTGATGGTAGTAATGGTACtattaagaagaaaagtgtattcaagaaattatttaatcGACATTAA
- the RSA3 gene encoding Rsa3p (similar to Saccharomyces cerevisiae RSA3 (YLR221C); ancestral locus Anc_8.436), with protein MSAGDINVIKKNNNKKSRRRKKRRTADVSSDSDSSSSSSSSDNEEIITNDDNVENKDVIVSDVELSDNESSVPMKSEKAAEFLDDETKDRLNNIPFTTTDLTQRSNGQRNQEGTQVDLQKVEEAINDAKLKFSDAINERKSTINGNNTNAEKIENDLKNQYLGLLFENYGDDINELRTAPDFTTKSLTLLANVLKEGSGMFDVNTLQTILESK; from the coding sequence ATGTCTGCAGGTGATATTAACGTGataaaaaagaacaataataaaaaatcaagaagaagaaagaagagaagaacTGCTGATGTTTCCTCTGATTctgattcttcttcatcttcctcatcttctgataatgaagaaattataacgaatgatgataatgttgaaaataaagatgtGATCGTATCCGATGTTGAATTATCTGACAATGAATCGTCTGTCCCAATGAAGTCTGAAAAGGCTGCAGAATttttagatgatgaaacgAAGGATagattaaataatattccattTACTACTACAGATTTAACTCAGAGATCGAATGGTCAACGAAATCAAGAAGGTACTCAAGTTGATTTACAGAAAGTGGAAGAAGCTATTAATGATgcaaaattgaaattttccgATGCGattaatgaaagaaaatctacaattaatggtaataatactaatgcagaaaagattgaaaatgatttgaaGAATCAATATCttggtttattatttgaaaattatggtgatgatattaatgaattgagGACTGCTCCTGATTTTACTACCAAATCATTGACTCTTCTGGCAAATGTTTTAAAGGAAGGTTCAGGAATGTTTGATGTGAATACATTACAGACTATTCTTGAGTCTAAATAG
- the UTP13 gene encoding U3 snoRNA-associated protein UTP13 (similar to Saccharomyces cerevisiae UTP13 (YLR222C); ancestral locus Anc_8.435) — protein MENKDLKTSYSNQTLRPIYAGTSAIATISQDGSILATPVLDDIEIIKLSPLQERLTTITNNDEQEITCLKLTPDGKFLISIALQSQALKIYNLTAIEGETTMNTKQQSLQPIKTLKLSSPSYIMDCDSTSTLVAVGGTDGSIIVVDIENGFITHSFKGHGGTISSVKFYGNNDTNCWLLCSGDTNGMVKIWDLVKRSCIHTLQEHNSAVRGLDVRSVSKENDNVVLQLLSGSRDNIVNLWEFNLRKLCKLLKTLPVNQQVESCGFIHDHDNELQDIIYTAGGEAIFQLISLSKGSVIKRTVKPTEELFIIGTLPFTATNNDLNSYIVMSDQTLQMINLTKALSPTELSNPIIEIESCIAGNHGTIADMKFVGQDLNKLALATNSPTLRIIPVPSTMKEAADPNTQDNSADLPINMETYEGHTDLLNSLAATEDGQWLATASKDHTSILWKYSSETSRFFAYAKFIGHSSSVTAVGLPNVLLRGYPEFLITASNDLTIKKWKIPTPSKERSDDESKDKTHIIKVSEYTRHAHDKDINSISISPNDSLIATGSYDKSCKLWNLDSGELVATLNNHKRGIWDVSFCQFDKLIATCSGDKTIKLWSLDTFAVLKTFAGHTNAVQRCTFINKQKQLVSSGADGLIKIWDCTTGDCLKTLDGHDNRIWALTTWNDGELIVSADADGVLQFWNDCTELEILQNLENEKEKVENEQSLKNFLLNEDWTNAFLLALTLDHPMRLFNVLKQSLLSLQEQEEGADGKIIIFNKELDKIIGKLSNDQLILLLKRCRDWNTNARTHTIAQRTIRCILLQYNIVQLSEIPGLVQIIESIIPYTQRHFDRVDNLVEQSYVLDYALVEMDKLF, from the coding sequence ATGGAAAATAAGGATTTGAAGACGAGTTATTCAAATCAAACGTTACGTCCAATCTACGCAGGTACAAGCGCCATCGCTACAATTTCTCAAGATGGTTCAATCCTAGCGACACCAGTACTGGATGACAtcgaaataataaaattatctCCTCTCCAAGAACGATTAACTACAATCACGAACAatgatgaacaagaaattacATGTTTGAAATTGACTCCCGATGGGAAATTTCTGATCTCAATCGCTTTACAATCACAAGCGTTAAAGATTTACAATTTGACAGCCATCGAGGGTGAAACAACGATGAACACTAAACAGCAGTCCTTGCAGCCAATTAAAACTTTGAAATTATCTTCACCTTCATATATAATGGATTGCGATTCCACTTCAACTTTAGTAGCTGTAGGAGGGACTGACGGTTCCATTATAGTAGTGGATATTGAGAATGGATTTATTACTCATTCATTTAAGGGGCATGGGGGGACCATCTCTAGTGTGAAGTTTTACGGGAACAATGATACTAATTGTTGGTTATTATGTTCAGGTGACACTAACGGTATGGTGAAGATTTGGGATCTTGTCAAAAGATCATGTATACATACTTTACAAGAACATAACTCCGCAGTGAGAGGGTTAGATGTTAGATCCGTGAGTaaggaaaatgataatgtcGTTTTACAATTATTATCTGGTAGTAGAGATAATATTGTTAATCTCTGGGAATTTAATTTAAGGAAATTGTGTAAACTACTGAAAACTTTACCTGTTAATCAACAAGTAGAATCATGTGGTTTCATTCACGATCATGATAATGAACTAcaagatattatttataCTGCAGGTGGTGAAGCTATATTCCAATTGATTTCGTTATCGAAAGGCTCCGTTATCAAGCGAACTGTTAAACCAACTGAAGAATTGTTTATTATAGGAACTTTGCCATTCACAGCCACGAACAACGATCTGAATTCATACATTGTCATGTCAGATCAAACTTTACAAATGATTAATCTAACAAAAGCATTGTCACCTACTGAATTGTCGAATCCAATTATCGAGATTGAATCTTGTATAGCAGGTAACCATGGTACCATTGCTGATATGAAATTTGTTGGTCAAGATTTAAACAAACTAGCTTTAGCTACAAATTCACCAACTTTAAGAATTATTCCAGTACCATCCACTATGAAGGAAGCTGCAGATCCTAATACCCAAGATAACAGTGCAGATTTACCAATAAATATGGAAACATATGAAGGTCACACTGATCTTTTGAATTCGTTAGCAGCCACAGAAGATGGCCAATGGTTAGCCACAGCTTCTAAAGATCATACTTCGATCCTTTGGAAGTACAGTAGTGAAACTTCAAGATTCTTCGCCTATGCGAAATTTATTGGTCATTCATCCTCGGTAACTGCAGTCGGGTTACCAAACGTACTGTTAAGAGGATATCctgaatttttaataacTGCATCCAATGATTTAACtataaagaaatggaaaatacCAACGCCATCTAAAGAAAGAAGCGATGATGaatcaaaagataaaacTCATATAATTAAAGTGTCTGAATATACACGTCATGCTCATGACAAGGATATAAATTCCATTTCCATCTCACCAAACGATTCATTGATTGCCACGGGTTCATATGATAAATCGTGTAAACTATGGAATTTAGATTCAGGTGAATTGGTAGCaactttaaataatcataaaCGTGGTATATGGGATGTTTCATTTTGtcaatttgataaattaattgCCACTTGTTCTGGTGATAAGACTATCAAACTTTGGTCATTAGATACATTTGCCGTTTTGAAAACATTTGCAGGTCATACGAATGCAGTCCAGAGATGTacattcattaataaacaAAAGCAATTAGTTAGTAGTGGTGCCGATGGGTTAATTAAGATTTGGGATTGTACTACTGGGGATTGTTTAAAGACTTTGGATGGTCATGATAATAGAATTTGGGCATTGACTACATGGAATGATGGTGAATTAATTGTCAGTGCGGATGCAGATGGTGTTTTACAATTTTGGAATGATTGTACAGAATTAGAAATACTTCAAAATTTGGAgaatgaaaaggaaaaagtGGAGAATGAacaatctttaaaaaatttccTTTTGAATGAAGATTGGACCAATGCATTCTTATTAGCGTTAACATTAGATCATCCAATGAGACTTTTCAATGTTTTGAAACAATCTTTACTTTCGttacaagaacaagaagaaggtgCAGATgggaaaataataattttcaataaagaattagataaaatcATTGGTAAACTATCAAATGATCAactaatattattattaaagagATGTAGAGATTGGAATACAAATGCTCGTACGCATACTATCGCTCAACGTACAATTAGATGTATACTGTTGCAATATAACATCGTGCAGTTAAGTGAGATACCTGGATTAGttcaaataattgaaaGCATCATACCGTACACTCAAAGACATTTCGATAGAGTTGATAATTTGGTGGAACAAAGTTATGTTCTCGACTATGCCTTAGTGGAGATGGATAAATTGTTTTAG
- the NDAI0E03450 gene encoding uncharacterized protein (similar to Saccharomyces cerevisiae MSS4 (YDR208W); ancestral locus Anc_8.418) encodes MHIIPSNKSNDLTLNLKLTNKGNLPQSTIDDIKDNNNNTKTNIAIYSNVKAHLDDECRNRLHIPSYMTQTNTRTSCSTTLDFDPNNLDSLSITISKHQKDEPKNLKIFQKGVIKNAMPKKKINDPSLSSFISSSPSSSSSSSSSSSNSEKSTKNLLSHVKNLSKIKTTEPFRSKTKQLPAMRRSSLQQVQTHNPQEQKKVVHRRSLPPRRNTQESIATTIPFFALRHSQIFPLTDDEINHSLQHHQNHDTDELLSAVTSNVSSSMVSTTTTNTTNSEERYPLSTDPEDRYQQNPSHSHDSPSGGKIDNRNSKMRMLGKKVSQGHVNFQIVYDMLLGIRVALNSLSPNSSSVLSSRKYKKFIFDSNYEIIEPIQDNYTYSFKFKDYYPTIFQKLRNENFQLNDADYLDSLTSKYILNEFNSPGKSGSFFYFSRDYKYIIKTIHHDEHIHLRNTLLRYYNHLKSNPNTLICQFYGLYRIKFPKRFFRKRKIYFLVMNNVFPPDLAMNVTFDLKGSTWGRFSQTPLQSMPQNDIESSNNDNDDDDNNKMISIVLKDLNWLKNQNRLDFGSHEKNEAILKQLKTDVELLIDMNTMDYSLLIGIHFLESDRTDDKEEDTNDGGNRATFKYNVGDHEKRKCVICYIGIIDCLTNYSMVKKLETIWRSLNHDYKTVSAVPPRFYGNRFYKYVEESIGHIDV; translated from the coding sequence ATGCATATAATTCCCTCGAATAAATCCAACGATTTGACATTGAACTTAAAATTAACTAACAAAGGTAACTTACCTCAATCGACGATAGATGATAtcaaagataataataataacactaAAACGAACATTGCTATTTATAGCAACGTTAAAGCTCACTTGGATGACGAGTGTAGAAATAGACTTCATATTCCATCCTATATGACACAGACTAACACAAGAACTAGTTGCTCGACTACATTAGATTTTGATCCAAACAATTTAGATTCGTTATCAATAACTATATCAAAACACCAAAAAGATGAACctaaaaatttgaagatttttcaaaaaggaGTAATTAAGAATGCTATGccgaagaagaaaataaatgacCCTTCATTGTCATCttttatatcttcttccccttcttcatcatcgtcatcgtcatcatcatcatcgaaCTCTGAAAAATCTACGAAGAATCTATTATCTCATGTGAAGAATCTTTCTAAAATAAAGACAACGGAACCATTCCGTAGTAAAACTAAGCAACTACCTGCAATGCGAAGATCTTCGTTACAACAGGTTCAAACGCATAATCCTcaagaacaaaagaaaGTTGTACATCGACGCTCATTACCTCCTCGAAGAAACACTCAAGAATCAATAGCTACAACAATTCCATTTTTTGCTTTACGACATTCCCAAATTTTCCCTTTAACAGATGATGAGATAAATCATTCATTGCAGCACCACCAGAACCACGATACTGATGAACTATTATCTGCTGTAACAAGTAACGTCTCTTCATCGATGGTGTCGACGACTACTACTAATACTACTAACTCGGAGGAGAGATATCCTTTATCAACAGATCCAGAAGATAGATATCAACAAAACCCTTCCCATTCGCATGACTCTCCAAGTGGTGGGAAGATTGATAACCGTAATTCAAAAATGCGTATGTTAGGTAAGAAAGTGAGCCAAGGTCATGTGAATTTCCAAATAGTTTATGATATGTTACTAGGTATAAGAGTGGCACTGAACTCTTTATCTCCAAATTCCTCATCCGTACTCTCATCACGAAAATATaagaaattcattttcGATTCAAACTATGAAATAATTGAGCCAATACAGGATAATTATACATATtcctttaaatttaaagattacTACCCGacaattttccaaaaactACGAAATGAAAActttcaattgaatgatgCAGATTATTTAGATTCATTGACCTCCAAATACATATTAAACGAATTCAACTCACCAGGTAAAAGTGGTTcatttttctatttctCAAGGgattataaatatatcatcaagACAATCCATCATGATGAACATATCCATCTTCGGAATACATTACTACGATATTATAATCATCTCAAATCCAATCCTAACACCCTGATTTGTCAATTTTACGGATTATATAGAATTAAATTCCCGAAAAGGTTCTTtaggaaaaggaaaatttatttcttgGTGATGAATAACGTTTTCCCTCCTGATTTAGCAATGAATGTAACTTTCGATTTGAAGGGATCCACTTGGGGCAGATTCTCTCAAACTCCACTCCAAAGTATGCCTCAGAACGATATTGAAAGTAGTAATAACGATAACGATGATgacgataataataagatgaTTTCCATCgttttgaaagatttaaattGGCTGAAGAATCAAAATAGGCTGGATTTTGGATCCCATGAAAAGAATGAAGcaatattgaaacaattaaaaacCGATGTGGAATTATTGATTGATATGAACACTATGGattattctttattgatTGGTATCCATTTCCTTGAATCAGATCGTACAGATGACAAAGAGGAAGATACTAACGATGGAGGCAATCGTGCCACCTTTAAATACAATGTTGGGGACCATGAGAAACGGAAATGTGTTATTTGTTACATTGGAATCATAGATTGTCTGacaaattattcaatggtTAAGAAATTAGAGACTATTTGGAGAAGTTTGAATCATGATTATAAGACAGTTAGTGCAGTTCCGCCAAGGTTCTATGGTAATCGATTTTACAAGTATGTGGAGGAATCCATTGGACATATAGATGTGTAA